The following DNA comes from Phycisphaerae bacterium.
TGCCCGCCCGAACCAGCGGGACTTCGAAGTCGCCCTTGAAGTCGCAGCCGAAGTTGACGTTCTGCGTGGTCGCGAAGGTCAGGTTGGCCCCGAGGGTTTCAAGCCGTTGGACCAGCGGGGCCAACTGCTGATAGTGGTGGGGCAGGCCGGTGAAGAACAGAATCCGGCACTCCTGGAGCCGCCAGGGATTGAACGTTGCGGGTTTCTCCGATGTCGATGCGTTCGCGGCTGCCATCAGACCTTTCCCTCCACCGAAGACGCGATGCGGGCAAGTTGCGAGACGATCCGGCGCGGCGAGGCCACCGGGTCGGGCCCCTCGAAGCCGAAGGCCCGCCACCAGCCTGCCAGGTCGCAGGCGATGGTCGGTTTGCCGTCTTGCCGCCAGACCCAGGTGTCGCGGCCGCCGACGAAGGTGACCACCGCGTCGGCCCCACCGGCCGCTTGGTAGTAGCGGTCGGTGTTGACCGTGACCCACCGCGGGTCCAAGTCTTCCAGCATGGTGCCCCATTTGGCCCAGAGCATCGCCGTGGTCTCTTCGCTCACCGCGGTCAGATGAAGCTCGATCCGCTCGGCCAGGCCGTTGGCGGCCAGTTCGCCCAGGATGGTCTTGAGCTGCCAGTTGTGCAGGAACGTCCAGTCCAGCAGGACGCTGGGACGGCCGCTCTCGCTGAAGCGCTGTGAGACCGGTTCGGCGATTCCGTCGAACAGATCAGGCTGCACCTGGCCGTTGACCGATTCGTTGGTTTTGCGCAGTTCGTGCAGGATTCGCTGGCCCGGCAGCAGCAGCGTGTCGCACGAGCCGCACCAGTGCGGGCTTAAGGGTCCGGTCACCGGGCCCAACGGCACGCCGATCAGAGGGATACTCGCGGCGCGGTCGGACGGGCGGGCGGTGGCCAGCACCCGCTCGGGAAGTGGATAGTTGAAGTGGCTGCCGCCGGCGATCATCACCAGGTCGTAGGGCCCGCGGAGTTTTTGCAGGCCGGACCAGTCGAGTTCGCACGAGACGCGGTAGGGATAGATCAGTCCGTCGTAGCCGGTGGCGTCGAAGAGGTCCAGCCCGCTGACCGGCATGCGGATCTGCCGCAGCAACTCGACGCCCTCGAACCGCTGAAAGGACTCGCGGAAGGCCTGCTCATCGGGCACGGGTCCGCCGTGGACGATCGGGATCAGCGTGACGCGATCGCCGTCGGTTTTCAGGTCGGATGGGTAGTTGCCGCAGACGGTGATCCGTTGGGCTGGGAGCATCTGGACCAGTCTCTCGACCATCCGGCACAGCCGCCGCCCCAGGCACAGGTGCGGATTGTCGATGGCGATAATCAGTACGTTGTCGGCCTGCAAGAGGCCCTGGTTGGAGGTCATGGTGTCTTCTCTCATCTGCCTCCTGTGAGTGTGATACTGCTCAATGCATTAGGTTTTTATCGGCACTTGCCCCATCCCGCTTGAGGTCCCACCCCACCGGCGGAGTATCCGGGCTGTCAGACTGCACACTTTAGCCGCACAGCCCGCCGTCGTCAAGCGAGGGAACCTGGAATGGGTTGGTCTGGGGGATTTGGGCGAAGAAAAAGCCCCGGCCGATGGGACCGGGGCTTTTTGATCTACTTCATAAGGGTGAAAGACGGGACTCGAACCCGCAACCCCCAGGACCACAACCTGGTGCTCTAACCACTTGAGCTACTTTCACCGTATCCGGGCCAGCGGCCCGGTGCATCAACATTGTATCCGCATCGCGTGGGAATAATCAATACTCCCAACGGCCTATCGGCGTCGTTTGCCGCCGATCTAGACGCACAGGTCCGCCTTGCCGGCGCAGCCGAGGACGTCGATCTTGTGGGCCACGACCTTCTGGACCTCCTCGCGGGCCGGTCCGAGGTACTTGCGGGGGTCGAACTCGGCGGGTTTCTCGGAGAAGACCCGGCGGATGGCTGCGGTCAGGCCCAGGCGCAGGTCGGTGTCGATGTTGACCTTGCAGACGCCCAGCTTGGCCGCCTTGCTGATCGCCGCTTCGGGCACGCCCATCGCGTTGGGCATGTTGCCGCCGTACTTGTTGACCTCGTCGACGAGGTACTTCGGCACGGTGCTGCTGCCGTGCATGACCAGCGGGAAGCCGGGCAGACGGCGGGTCAGCTCTTCGAGCAGGTCGAAGGCCAGCTTGGGCTCCTTCTTGAACTTGTAGGCCCCATGGCTGGTGCCGCAGGCGACGGCGAGGCTGTCGCAGCCGGTCTTTTCGACGAATTCCACCGCCTGATCCGGATCGGTCAGGAACTTGGCCAGATCTTCCTCGGACACGCCGACCACGTGCTCTTCGATGCCGCCGAGCCGTCCCAGTTCGGCCTCGACCGACACGTAGGGATCGTGGCGGTGGGCGTAGTCGCAGACCTTCTTGGTCAGGGCGATGTTCTCTTCGAACGAGTGGTGCGAGCCGTCGATCATCACCGAGGTGTAACCCTCGTCGATGCACTCCTTGCACAGCTCGAAGGTGTCGCCGTGGTCGAGGTGGATCACGATCGGCAGGCCGGATTCGACGACCGCCACGTCGATCAGGGCCTTGAGGTACTTCATATTGGCGTACTGCCGAGCACCCTTGGAGATCTGGAGGATCAGCGGGGCGTTCTTTTCCGCACCGGCGTTGATAATGGC
Coding sequences within:
- the fba gene encoding class II fructose-1,6-bisphosphate aldolase, which translates into the protein MPLVATKKMFKAAYDGGFAIGGFNVNNMELLQAIINAGAEKNAPLILQISKGARQYANMKYLKALIDVAVVESGLPIVIHLDHGDTFELCKECIDEGYTSVMIDGSHHSFEENIALTKKVCDYAHRHDPYVSVEAELGRLGGIEEHVVGVSEEDLAKFLTDPDQAVEFVEKTGCDSLAVACGTSHGAYKFKKEPKLAFDLLEELTRRLPGFPLVMHGSSTVPKYLVDEVNKYGGNMPNAMGVPEAAISKAAKLGVCKVNIDTDLRLGLTAAIRRVFSEKPAEFDPRKYLGPAREEVQKVVAHKIDVLGCAGKADLCV